From Pelosinus fermentans DSM 17108, the proteins below share one genomic window:
- the hpt gene encoding hypoxanthine phosphoribosyltransferase has protein sequence MINDVERVLLSEEQLATRIVELGAEITADYAGEEILMIGVLRGAVVFMADLARAIKIPVAIDFMAVSSYGAGTSSSGVVRILKDLDENVEGKHVLVVEDIIDSGLTLNYLVDNLKSRQPASIKICTLLNKPDRRKVDVDIAYNGFTIPDYFVIGYGLDYAEKYRNLPFIGILKPEIYQD, from the coding sequence GTGATAAATGATGTAGAAAGAGTCCTACTCAGCGAAGAGCAATTAGCAACGCGCATAGTAGAACTAGGGGCAGAAATTACTGCTGATTATGCTGGAGAAGAAATCTTAATGATTGGGGTGTTACGGGGAGCTGTGGTGTTTATGGCGGATTTAGCCAGAGCAATTAAAATTCCGGTAGCGATTGATTTTATGGCAGTGTCCAGTTATGGTGCAGGTACCAGCTCTAGCGGTGTGGTAAGGATTCTCAAAGATCTTGATGAAAATGTGGAAGGTAAGCATGTTCTAGTGGTAGAAGATATTATTGATTCAGGTTTAACTTTGAATTATTTGGTAGATAATCTTAAATCGCGGCAGCCAGCCAGTATTAAGATTTGTACACTTCTTAATAAACCAGATCGACGTAAGGTAGATGTGGATATTGCATATAATGGTTTTACGATACCCGATTATTTTGTAATTGGATATGGACTTGATTATGCTGAAAAATACCGGAATTTACCCTTCATCGGAATTTTAAAACCTGAAATTTATCAAGACTAA
- the tilS gene encoding tRNA lysidine(34) synthetase TilS yields the protein MLEKVKAWIDRNGLLEQEDTIVVACSGGPDSLALLHILAAFRSEYNMHMVVAHVDHMLRGDESAMEAAFVVDFCAKRSLICYHKAIDVPAFMKETGKSGEEAARIVRYQYLRQVAKEVGGAKIATGHHRDDQAETVLMNMLRGSGSAGIRGMQPMNGDIIRPLLSVSRADIIAYCKMEQLEPKFDSSNFETNYLRNRIRIHLLPELEKQYNSAVKDSLCRTATIVGDEHDFIRHTAKSIWLEVVKEKNHCLLLVAKQLKLIHIAVTREIIRLAIEKKQGSLTGISFYHVETLIEMLFHGRVGSILQLPGGLTIHKTYDGLYVGKKPFALTNQAAYAGQELTIPGITQIQQLGIQISAELTAVQIKSQLNVAVFDADELSLPLFVRTRRVGDRFMPLGFAGNKKVKDFFIDEKIPRELRDLVPIICDEGGILWIGGYRQSRRGEVTDKTKTFLQLRILENAIKNN from the coding sequence ATGTTAGAAAAAGTTAAAGCATGGATAGATCGAAATGGATTACTAGAGCAAGAAGATACAATTGTAGTGGCTTGCTCAGGCGGCCCAGATTCATTAGCGTTGTTACATATCCTTGCTGCGTTTCGTTCAGAATATAATATGCATATGGTTGTTGCCCATGTTGATCACATGCTTCGTGGAGACGAATCCGCCATGGAAGCAGCTTTTGTAGTGGACTTTTGTGCCAAGCGCAGTCTAATATGTTATCATAAAGCAATTGATGTCCCTGCGTTTATGAAAGAGACGGGCAAGTCAGGAGAAGAAGCTGCTCGAATAGTACGTTATCAGTATTTGCGGCAGGTCGCTAAAGAGGTAGGGGGGGCCAAGATTGCTACAGGACATCATCGGGACGATCAGGCGGAAACCGTATTAATGAATATGCTGCGTGGATCAGGCAGCGCTGGGATACGAGGGATGCAGCCAATGAATGGTGATATCATTAGACCGCTGCTATCGGTCAGCAGGGCTGATATTATCGCCTATTGTAAAATGGAGCAGCTAGAGCCTAAATTTGATAGTTCGAATTTTGAAACCAATTATTTGCGCAATCGTATTCGAATTCACCTTTTACCTGAGCTGGAAAAACAGTATAATAGTGCTGTTAAAGATTCGTTGTGTAGAACTGCAACCATTGTTGGCGATGAGCATGATTTTATCCGGCATACAGCTAAGAGTATTTGGCTGGAAGTTGTAAAAGAAAAGAACCATTGCTTACTGCTTGTTGCAAAGCAGCTGAAATTGATACATATTGCCGTTACGCGTGAAATAATTCGCTTAGCTATTGAAAAAAAACAAGGCTCTTTAACAGGAATAAGCTTTTACCATGTGGAAACTTTGATAGAGATGCTTTTTCATGGGCGAGTAGGAAGTATTTTACAATTGCCTGGTGGGTTGACAATTCACAAAACTTATGATGGACTATACGTAGGCAAAAAGCCATTTGCTTTGACGAATCAGGCAGCCTATGCCGGACAAGAATTAACGATTCCAGGTATTACCCAAATTCAGCAATTGGGTATCCAAATCAGCGCAGAGCTAACCGCCGTACAGATAAAAAGTCAGCTCAATGTGGCTGTTTTTGATGCAGATGAGCTATCATTACCTTTATTTGTTCGTACTCGCCGTGTGGGTGATCGTTTTATGCCTCTTGGTTTTGCCGGGAATAAAAAAGTGAAAGATTTTTTTATTGATGAAAAGATTCCTCGAGAATTGAGAGATCTTGTACCGATCATTTGTGATGAAGGAGGCATCCTCTGGATTGGAGGTTATCGTCAAAGCCGACGTGGTGAAGTCACCGATAAAACGAAAACATTTTTACAATTAAGAATTTTAGAAAATGCAATAAAAAATAATTAA
- a CDS encoding threonine/serine exporter family protein — MVKIIAVLLISASVGILYRIPRKLLLYVSFVGMVAWLIMYITMRLGGNGILADFLASVAVGGIAEILARILRKPATIFIIPGFIPLVPGGDAYMTMLYMVEGNYVDGVAKGMQTILTAGAIAFGIFVSSTIFRLIKNYNLESCSTDVRKS, encoded by the coding sequence ATGGTAAAAATAATAGCGGTGCTATTAATTTCAGCATCCGTGGGTATATTATATCGTATTCCTCGCAAATTATTACTATATGTTAGTTTCGTAGGCATGGTGGCCTGGCTGATCATGTATATTACAATGAGACTGGGCGGCAATGGAATATTAGCTGATTTCTTGGCGAGTGTAGCAGTCGGGGGAATAGCAGAAATTTTGGCACGGATTCTTCGAAAACCGGCAACTATTTTTATTATTCCGGGATTTATTCCTTTAGTTCCCGGAGGTGATGCCTATATGACGATGCTTTACATGGTGGAAGGAAATTATGTGGATGGTGTAGCAAAAGGGATGCAGACGATATTAACGGCAGGGGCTATTGCCTTTGGCATCTTTGTCAGTTCTACTATTTTTCGTTTGATCAAAAATTATAACTTGGAGAGTTGCAGCACTGATGTTAGAAAAAGTTAA
- a CDS encoding threonine/serine exporter family protein: MAISLEQMVSLAALAGEVMLKNGAETYRIEETMDHMAKACGASTVESFVIPTGVFLTVSDEVGHTLTVMRRVRDRTINLDRISKVNELSRSLVAQRMGYEDAKGILTSISKERTGFSLLPSMLASGVIGGGTAVLQDALFFETLAAFAAAMIVRYIAHIVSKLHGVQFSFEFLGGMAVAFCGVLLHSIWPHLRPDAVIIGGIMPLVPGVAITNAIRDVIAGDLLSGMSRGLEAALTAAAVAMGVVIILALKV, from the coding sequence GTGGCAATCTCATTGGAGCAAATGGTTTCGTTAGCGGCACTAGCAGGTGAGGTTATGCTAAAAAATGGAGCAGAAACCTATCGGATAGAAGAAACGATGGATCACATGGCCAAAGCTTGCGGTGCCAGCACCGTGGAGAGCTTTGTAATTCCTACAGGTGTCTTTTTAACAGTAAGCGACGAAGTTGGTCATACCTTAACTGTAATGCGGCGGGTACGAGATCGTACAATCAATCTGGATCGGATTTCAAAGGTTAATGAGTTATCAAGAAGCTTAGTAGCCCAGCGCATGGGTTATGAGGATGCTAAGGGGATTTTAACCAGTATTAGCAAAGAACGCACGGGATTTTCCTTATTGCCGTCTATGTTAGCTTCAGGGGTTATTGGGGGAGGGACTGCGGTTTTGCAAGATGCGCTCTTTTTTGAGACATTAGCTGCTTTTGCAGCAGCTATGATCGTACGTTATATTGCTCATATCGTCTCGAAACTGCATGGTGTACAATTTTCTTTTGAGTTTCTTGGTGGTATGGCTGTGGCTTTTTGTGGTGTACTCCTACACTCGATCTGGCCTCATTTACGACCTGATGCTGTCATTATTGGTGGTATTATGCCTTTAGTCCCTGGAGTAGCCATTACCAATGCTATACGGGATGTGATTGCCGGTGATTTGCTAAGTGGAATGTCTAGAGGGCTGGAAGCTGCATTGACAGCAGCAGCCGTAGCTATGGGTGTGGTAATTATATTGGCACTTAAGGTATAA
- the spoIIE gene encoding stage II sporulation protein E, producing MPKVTVITLPNEMLDVPQPITEKKQAPRQLSFKKVFYKGYCVLLSIMQTENWFINILSFLLGRVTIMGDIAPIGLAFFAAVAQLQKRRAFMVGLWCIAGVLSAGYYVEVGIYVATMFLYFLWADKLTRLHKKIMAVPLLAFCVIICYGFVLNLFAQTTLYSFLLLLFGAGTCMVLSYIFMYGVPLLLEKQSIYSQQYVTSERLSCMILLLAIAVAGLGNLMILDYSIRNMAGCLLIMVMSLAGGPGLGSCVGVVVGLVIGLSDGNATLTISVYAVAGVLAGAFRGLGKFAVILGFILGSAITILYFGQDQQLLRILSECAIAGGLFIFAPNKGLAGWCDLAFSSPSSVSAADNSLHVQETVSKIKNIAEVFHELAGTFGSIVEDTKGKIRDDELAKTLSAVGEQLCVNCSKRSQCWEADFYRTYHGILELLGQTDIKSMPVSKLPKVFQENCIRKKELIETIGLVTERNRTTSFWQKRIIEQRQIVTEQMEATSVIINNLAYEIGKVEHSNKALSLVLQEKAAMLACSLTGVRVTGKQGGAVIEVSKAPCNNKKECVNTILPLASSIMKEKLMLKAECGDASKKKRCTLAMKVAKRFQVETGVASFAKEGQGVCGDTCTVIPLYKGKIALILSDGMGSGKQAALESNMAIKFLQRLLSVGFDIDIAVKTVNSMLLLRTPDESFVTLDMAVIDTYSGEAEFLKIGAAPSFIKRVREVMTIKSSSLPIGILQQIEIQPIKEMVVEGDFIIMVSDGIVDVPQSSLDKENWLANFLRRGVNTKPQALAEQILAQALLMSGNRVHDDMTVMVAKVVQNTDV from the coding sequence ATGCCAAAAGTAACTGTTATTACCTTGCCAAATGAGATGCTAGATGTACCACAACCAATAACGGAAAAGAAACAAGCACCTCGCCAGTTGTCGTTTAAGAAGGTTTTTTACAAAGGATATTGTGTATTGCTGTCTATCATGCAGACGGAAAATTGGTTTATCAATATTTTATCCTTTTTATTGGGACGAGTTACGATTATGGGTGACATTGCACCGATTGGATTGGCCTTTTTTGCTGCGGTAGCACAACTGCAGAAAAGACGAGCCTTTATGGTAGGACTATGGTGCATTGCTGGGGTCTTATCGGCAGGATATTACGTAGAAGTTGGCATTTATGTTGCAACGATGTTCTTATATTTTTTGTGGGCAGACAAGCTGACACGATTGCACAAAAAAATAATGGCTGTGCCTTTATTGGCATTTTGCGTGATCATATGTTATGGATTCGTACTCAACCTATTTGCGCAGACAACGCTATATAGTTTCTTATTACTGTTATTTGGTGCCGGTACTTGTATGGTGCTGTCCTATATTTTTATGTATGGGGTGCCGCTGTTACTAGAGAAGCAATCCATCTATTCACAGCAATATGTGACCAGTGAACGCCTCAGCTGCATGATCTTGCTGCTGGCAATTGCCGTGGCTGGACTGGGGAATCTCATGATTCTCGACTATAGTATTCGTAATATGGCAGGTTGTCTTTTAATTATGGTGATGTCTCTTGCCGGTGGTCCGGGACTTGGTTCTTGCGTGGGTGTAGTGGTTGGACTGGTTATAGGGTTAAGTGATGGAAATGCAACGTTGACTATATCCGTATATGCGGTAGCAGGTGTTTTAGCAGGAGCTTTTCGCGGATTGGGAAAATTTGCAGTCATATTAGGATTTATATTAGGAAGTGCCATTACTATATTATATTTTGGACAAGATCAGCAATTATTGCGAATACTAAGTGAATGTGCAATAGCAGGGGGATTGTTTATCTTTGCACCCAACAAGGGATTAGCCGGTTGGTGTGATCTTGCCTTTTCCTCTCCTTCGTCTGTATCTGCAGCCGACAATTCACTGCATGTACAAGAAACGGTATCGAAAATTAAAAATATTGCAGAGGTATTTCATGAGTTGGCTGGAACTTTTGGCAGTATTGTTGAAGATACGAAAGGAAAGATTCGAGATGATGAGTTAGCCAAAACACTATCTGCTGTAGGGGAGCAGTTATGTGTGAATTGCAGTAAAAGATCCCAATGCTGGGAGGCTGATTTTTATCGTACCTACCATGGCATTTTAGAACTGCTGGGGCAAACAGACATCAAATCCATGCCTGTGAGCAAATTGCCAAAAGTCTTTCAAGAAAATTGTATTCGAAAGAAAGAGTTAATCGAGACGATTGGCTTGGTAACGGAACGGAACCGTACTACATCATTTTGGCAAAAGAGAATTATTGAGCAGCGTCAAATTGTTACTGAGCAAATGGAAGCTACTAGCGTGATTATTAATAACTTAGCTTATGAAATCGGTAAGGTTGAGCATTCAAATAAGGCTTTGTCTCTAGTATTACAAGAAAAGGCTGCTATGCTGGCATGTTCTCTTACAGGAGTAAGGGTGACAGGAAAACAAGGGGGAGCTGTAATTGAGGTTAGTAAAGCTCCATGTAATAATAAAAAAGAATGTGTGAATACTATTTTGCCTTTAGCATCGAGTATCATGAAAGAAAAATTAATGTTAAAAGCGGAATGTGGTGATGCCAGCAAGAAAAAAAGATGTACCTTAGCTATGAAAGTAGCGAAGCGATTTCAGGTGGAGACTGGTGTTGCCAGCTTTGCTAAAGAGGGACAAGGGGTATGTGGTGATACCTGCACGGTAATTCCCTTATATAAAGGGAAGATAGCATTGATATTGAGCGATGGTATGGGAAGCGGTAAGCAGGCAGCTCTTGAGAGTAATATGGCAATAAAATTTTTGCAAAGATTATTGTCAGTTGGTTTTGATATTGATATAGCAGTAAAGACGGTGAATTCTATGCTGCTATTGCGCACTCCTGATGAATCTTTCGTGACGCTTGATATGGCAGTAATTGATACCTATTCAGGAGAGGCTGAGTTCTTAAAGATTGGAGCAGCGCCGAGCTTTATTAAGAGAGTTAGAGAGGTTATGACTATCAAATCATCATCGCTGCCAATTGGTATTTTACAACAGATTGAAATTCAGCCGATCAAAGAAATGGTAGTAGAGGGTGATTTTATTATCATGGTTAGTGATGGAATTGTGGATGTCCCCCAAAGCAGCTTGGATAAGGAAAATTGGTTGGCTAATTTTTTACGAAGAGGAGTCAATACGAAACCTCAGGCCTTGGCAGAACAGATTCTTGCTCAGGCATTACTGATGTCTGGCAATCGAGTACATGATGATATGACAGTTATGGTTGCAAAAGTGGTCCAAAATACAGACGTGTAA
- a CDS encoding S1 RNA-binding domain-containing protein: protein MSIEVGSVVEGVVTGITNFGAFVELSGGKVGLIHISEVADVYVRDVKDFLKEQDTVKVKVLSVDERGKIGLSIKQLQPPSPSPAPSPIPRRAPANDNRRFGKVNAPSFEDKLTKFLKDSDERLGDLKRNTESKRGGRGAARSQ from the coding sequence ATGTCCATTGAAGTTGGCAGTGTGGTTGAGGGCGTTGTGACAGGTATTACAAATTTCGGAGCATTTGTAGAATTGTCTGGAGGAAAAGTAGGTTTAATTCATATCTCGGAAGTTGCTGATGTATATGTTCGTGATGTGAAAGATTTCCTGAAAGAGCAAGATACGGTAAAAGTTAAGGTTTTGTCAGTTGATGAGCGCGGGAAAATAGGGTTGTCGATTAAGCAACTTCAGCCGCCAAGTCCAAGTCCAGCTCCTAGTCCTATTCCCAGGAGAGCACCAGCCAATGATAATCGGCGTTTTGGGAAAGTGAATGCGCCGTCCTTTGAAGACAAGTTGACTAAATTCTTAAAAGATAGTGATGAACGTCTTGGAGATTTAAAACGTAATACAGAATCCAAACGTGGCGGTCGTGGCGCTGCTCGTTCTCAGTAA
- a CDS encoding FtsB family cell division protein, with translation MKWFKLFLFVLCSYFIYLTVGQQSQLSSIRRENQATRMQLQQLREANTVLQEERKALHDPKYVEKLAREEQGLVKPGEIPFISVEKNNL, from the coding sequence GTGAAATGGTTTAAACTATTTCTATTTGTATTATGCAGTTATTTTATTTATCTAACTGTTGGTCAACAAAGTCAACTTTCCTCTATTCGCCGTGAAAATCAAGCCACACGTATGCAGCTTCAGCAATTACGAGAGGCTAATACCGTATTACAAGAAGAGCGTAAAGCATTACATGATCCTAAATATGTAGAAAAATTGGCTCGTGAAGAGCAAGGATTGGTCAAACCAGGAGAGATTCCTTTCATTTCGGTGGAAAAAAATAATTTATAG
- the yabQ gene encoding spore cortex biosynthesis protein YabQ yields the protein MQVESQFSIFLSTVATGITLGVLFDCYRVLRGTFRPKVLITWVTDLLYWLIATAVVFIALVLSNWGELRFYVFLGIISGVGLYYRLLSLYVIRLFTGMIKLTKSVIAFVKNMFIVFIIRPISLCIKIVSWPFRWISSKVKAWYQVWYPKPPLDEKK from the coding sequence GTGCAAGTAGAAAGTCAATTCTCAATTTTTTTATCTACGGTTGCTACAGGTATAACATTAGGTGTATTATTTGATTGCTATCGAGTATTACGCGGTACCTTTAGGCCGAAGGTTTTAATAACATGGGTTACAGATTTGCTCTATTGGTTAATTGCGACTGCTGTTGTATTTATTGCTTTGGTGCTGAGTAATTGGGGGGAACTTAGGTTTTATGTATTTTTAGGAATTATAAGTGGTGTTGGCTTATATTATCGCCTATTAAGTTTATATGTGATCCGTTTATTTACTGGTATGATTAAGCTGACAAAGAGTGTAATCGCTTTCGTAAAAAATATGTTTATTGTGTTTATTATCAGACCAATCTCTTTGTGTATAAAAATTGTGAGCTGGCCTTTTCGATGGATTAGCAGCAAAGTAAAAGCTTGGTATCAGGTTTGGTATCCCAAACCGCCCCTCGATGAGAAAAAATAA
- a CDS encoding lytic transglycosylase domain-containing protein — protein MGPRLLILWRIGLVVFVIQLVTYSIIGYGISRIHNKAWEIFNGNSYVIADVDNKVPYGELINRRARQAGINGQIVASLIHAESSFQPRAHSPAGAYGLMQIIPSTWRQVNEQANVCAGRHPGECTVECYYNEELNIRIGTLYLSQLVNKYEGNMVLALAAYNAGPGAVDKYGGIPPYDETVNYVNRVIGYWYELSSSSMPYTILAEEQWEYIRTAIGWWCMITLLGMVWIAGKLHRYYHSWRWR, from the coding sequence TTGGGGCCCAGATTGTTGATCCTATGGCGTATCGGATTGGTCGTATTTGTGATTCAGTTGGTTACTTATAGTATTATAGGCTATGGAATTTCACGGATACATAATAAGGCATGGGAGATATTTAATGGAAATTCTTATGTTATAGCAGATGTTGATAATAAGGTACCTTATGGAGAGTTGATCAATCGACGTGCCCGACAGGCTGGTATAAATGGTCAAATCGTTGCAAGTCTGATTCATGCAGAAAGTTCTTTTCAACCTCGAGCGCATTCGCCGGCAGGAGCTTACGGATTAATGCAGATTATTCCTAGTACATGGCGCCAAGTGAATGAACAAGCTAACGTGTGCGCGGGCCGCCATCCTGGAGAATGTACGGTTGAATGTTATTATAATGAAGAGCTTAATATTCGTATCGGAACCTTATATCTTAGTCAATTAGTAAATAAATATGAAGGAAATATGGTATTGGCTTTGGCTGCTTATAATGCCGGCCCAGGGGCAGTAGATAAATATGGAGGAATACCTCCCTATGATGAAACCGTAAATTATGTAAATCGTGTAATTGGCTATTGGTATGAATTATCTTCCTCTTCTATGCCTTATACTATTCTTGCAGAAGAACAATGGGAATATATTCGTACTGCTATAGGGTGGTGGTGTATGATTACCTTGCTGGGAATGGTATGGATAGCTGGGAAATTGCATCGCTATTATCATTCATGGCGCTGGAGGTGA
- a CDS encoding YabP/YqfC family sporulation protein, with product MTIDNKTPAWRHQIIVVDREEMTIDGVLSLGSYDEKEVIMETEQGVLIVKGEGLNIKQLNLDKSNIVVEGLIKGVSYDDTSHNKKGLLERFLK from the coding sequence ATGACGATAGATAATAAAACACCTGCTTGGCGCCATCAAATTATAGTGGTTGACCGAGAGGAAATGACAATTGATGGTGTGCTCAGTTTAGGGAGTTATGATGAAAAAGAAGTTATTATGGAAACCGAGCAAGGTGTACTCATTGTAAAGGGTGAGGGGCTGAATATTAAACAGTTGAATTTAGATAAAAGTAATATTGTGGTAGAAGGATTGATCAAGGGTGTTTCTTATGACGATACTTCTCATAATAAAAAAGGCTTGTTAGAGAGATTTTTAAAATAG
- a CDS encoding Ger(x)C family spore germination protein — protein sequence MAKKKIMGVMVLCCLCLLVAGCWDRRELQDRNFVLGVAIDMADAGVQPGLDPEQELKVKETETFVQPNGRKRYRLSLQLLKFATGGAGKDESSTYVISNTGESFFEMVRDMLGQSSRSLWFEHLQVIIISDAVLKQTGLADIVDFFKRDSEMRSRIKVYVTPGTARSLLEYEPPSKEAGGMYLADLIRLHSRNNHIAGSRTDLGYTVGYLDSKSNILLPRIEIADKVVKLGGSAVFKKDKFVGYVDGYAIAGLKFMYGTEESAIVATDCPDHPGHQMAFELFRDDTKLTPHVEGDTIYFTVDINMYGNLGELQCDTRQDDTLDPQYIRRLEVAFAEEIKQNVLYADRVFRKEMQVDSISRFAGKLKAYEPKTWAKIQDQWDEIYPTVPLIVSVNVTIQKVGSHK from the coding sequence GTGGCTAAGAAGAAAATTATGGGCGTTATGGTATTATGCTGTTTATGTCTGCTTGTTGCCGGATGTTGGGACCGACGAGAATTACAGGATCGTAATTTTGTGCTGGGGGTAGCAATTGACATGGCGGATGCCGGTGTACAACCAGGCTTAGATCCAGAGCAAGAGCTTAAAGTGAAAGAAACGGAAACGTTTGTTCAACCAAACGGCAGAAAACGGTATCGTTTAAGTCTGCAGTTATTAAAGTTTGCTACGGGTGGAGCTGGTAAGGATGAATCCTCAACCTATGTTATATCCAATACAGGAGAATCTTTTTTTGAAATGGTAAGGGATATGTTGGGGCAGTCCAGCAGATCTCTCTGGTTTGAACATTTGCAGGTCATTATTATTAGTGATGCAGTATTAAAACAAACGGGATTGGCTGACATTGTGGATTTTTTTAAACGAGATTCTGAGATGCGTTCCCGGATTAAAGTATATGTAACACCAGGAACAGCCCGTTCTTTATTAGAATATGAGCCCCCATCCAAGGAAGCTGGTGGTATGTATTTAGCTGATCTTATACGTCTTCACAGTCGTAATAATCATATAGCAGGATCTCGTACTGATTTAGGATACACAGTTGGATATCTTGATAGCAAGAGTAATATATTATTACCTCGAATTGAAATTGCTGATAAGGTAGTGAAACTAGGTGGATCGGCAGTATTTAAAAAAGATAAATTTGTTGGTTATGTCGATGGATATGCCATAGCTGGTTTAAAATTTATGTATGGAACGGAAGAGTCAGCTATTGTCGCTACCGATTGTCCTGATCATCCTGGTCATCAGATGGCGTTTGAACTATTTCGTGATGATACAAAACTCACGCCTCATGTAGAAGGCGATACAATCTATTTTACTGTAGATATAAACATGTATGGTAATCTTGGAGAGCTCCAGTGCGATACACGCCAGGATGATACGTTAGATCCACAGTATATCCGCAGGTTAGAAGTGGCATTTGCGGAAGAGATTAAACAAAATGTACTCTATGCAGATCGCGTTTTTAGAAAAGAAATGCAAGTCGATTCCATTAGTCGATTTGCTGGTAAGTTAAAAGCATATGAGCCTAAGACCTGGGCGAAGATTCAGGATCAATGGGATGAGATATATCCTACAGTTCCTCTTATTGTCTCCGTAAATGTAACGATTCAGAAAGTTGGCAGCCATAAGTAG
- a CDS encoding GerAB/ArcD/ProY family transporter — translation MIIIGVLTVEGAKNLLYPALIVIRSVELPGTFIERLENYLLIAWIPVVFDTLAAMMFFMGQVCMRHWRQADHRPWVLFLVPVIYVGSTLLDNQQVYEMTSKFTMWLGLAFSFIMIPLSLLLVWWQKRKAGTGCG, via the coding sequence GTGATTATCATTGGAGTATTAACCGTAGAGGGTGCTAAAAATTTACTGTATCCAGCATTGATCGTTATTCGAAGTGTGGAATTACCTGGTACGTTTATTGAACGTTTGGAAAATTATCTGTTAATCGCTTGGATTCCGGTAGTGTTTGATACCTTGGCAGCCATGATGTTCTTTATGGGACAAGTATGCATGCGGCATTGGCGTCAGGCTGACCATCGTCCTTGGGTACTATTTTTAGTGCCGGTTATATATGTGGGCAGCACTCTTCTGGATAATCAGCAAGTTTATGAGATGACCAGTAAATTCACAATGTGGCTAGGACTGGCTTTCTCCTTTATTATGATTCCCCTATCCCTCTTACTTGTCTGGTGGCAAAAACGGAAGGCAGGGACAGGTTGTGGCTAA
- a CDS encoding GerAB/ArcD/ProY family transporter produces MANLEAKSYMSPWQLAIVVFVTSVGAQILLSPRSLIAEAEHGAWISVLLGGVLFYSATCLMLVLAKEYPDETIVEYAPRLFGKVGGNLVVIWFNLLFFLQVIQIFYGMGKIITFYMFDRTPPEVVIVALLVVCTYCAVQDWGTIMRIQQFMFFVAYSILILVWMASILNLQPENLLPIWPVNTKAVVNGGFSTWNMYAGYECVLLLMPLVYRQVSLGSLIKIMGELLAA; encoded by the coding sequence ATGGCCAATCTGGAAGCTAAATCCTATATGTCACCATGGCAGCTGGCAATTGTGGTATTTGTTACTTCTGTGGGTGCGCAAATCTTGCTGAGTCCTCGCAGCTTGATTGCTGAGGCAGAACATGGAGCATGGATTAGTGTATTGCTTGGAGGAGTGTTGTTTTATAGTGCAACCTGCTTAATGCTTGTTTTAGCAAAGGAATATCCTGATGAGACGATCGTGGAATATGCTCCGCGGCTTTTTGGGAAAGTTGGAGGCAATCTTGTAGTCATCTGGTTTAATCTGTTATTTTTCCTGCAGGTCATTCAAATATTTTATGGTATGGGGAAAATCATAACTTTTTATATGTTTGACCGGACACCGCCTGAAGTCGTAATCGTAGCTTTGCTGGTGGTCTGTACTTATTGTGCAGTGCAGGATTGGGGAACCATTATGCGAATCCAGCAATTCATGTTTTTTGTTGCGTACAGTATACTCATTTTAGTATGGATGGCTAGTATTTTGAATCTGCAACCCGAAAATCTGCTGCCAATATGGCCAGTCAATACTAAAGCAGTTGTAAACGGTGGTTTTTCTACTTGGAATATGTATGCAGGTTATGAATGTGTATTGCTGCTCATGCCTTTGGTGTATAGACAAGTGAGTCTTGGCAGCTTAATTAAGATCATGGGGGAGCTTTTGGCTGCTTAA